The genomic window AAAGATCCACGCCATATGGATCTAAAAATACTACATGATTGTACTATAAAAAAACGAATGTTTTCTAATTGGAACATGGGCTGTACAGATTTTGACGATCCCGAACTAAGTATGCTACCAGGTTTAAGAACCGATTTAACCAACCCAGAAGTGATTGAAGAATTAATTACGAACTTACCTGATGTTGCCAGTATTTTAAAAGAAAATTTCTTAAATTAATTGCAATACAAAATCAATTCATTCTTAATTTATACACTTCTGACATGTATAGTTGTTATACCGGAATTAAGATTAATCCCTTTATACAATTTATAAATTAGAATTATACTCATATTATTTTAGACTAAGTCCTACAAATGAACCAATTTGTATAGAAGGGTTGTAGTTATAAATACCGAAAACTAAACATTACCAACTTTAGCGAATCAAATCTAAATTTCATACACAATTAAGAAAATCCACACTTGACTTTGTAAGAAAAAAATCATAAATTTGTCTAAGCTCTAATATTGTTCATTAAGCTCTATCGACACATTAGAAGTTAAATAATTGAATATGATACTTCGCCGCATTATCTACTCGAGTCAAGCTGTGGAAAAATTCAGCAAACGTCATTTATTAGACCTACTACATGATTCACGAGGTTATAATTCTATCGACAACATTAGTGGCGTTCTTATGCATAAACAAGGTTATTTTCTTCAAATTATAGAAGGCGACCCCAAAGTTATTGACGATCTTTTAGAACGTCTCCATAGAGATCCACGGCATAAAGATTTAAAAATTATTCGCGATAGCATGGTAGAAAATCGTCTTTTTACTAATTGGGCTATGGGTTGTGCCGATTTTGATGATGCAGAATTGAGTATGTTACCAGGTTTTAGAACCGATTTAACAGATCCCGATGTAATTGAAGAATTAATTACACATCTACCTGAAGTAGCTACCCTCTTGCGAAATAATTTTGTAGACTGATGAGTTAAACCCTTTAGAATACAATAAGCTTTAAAATAATTCCGAAAGCAAATACAAATTATTACGACTATAAAACGATAAATATCGAATCAAGCACTTTACTTGAGTAGCGTTTTTTTTTAATAAATCATTTTTTTTATATGAATCCTCAATTAATAAACTTAGTTTTTGTCATTTTTCTATCATTCCTTAATTGTGATTCTAATCAGAAAAAGGCTACTCAAAATTCTACAGTAAATACAAAATCAGTTAAAGCAAATAACTTTAATGATTACTGGTTTTCGGGAGTAGCAGAGCTAAATAGTTACGATTTAAAACAAGCAAGATATGGAGAAATCCGTGACGGAGAGGTTGTTCTTGTTTTTGTAACCGAACCTTTTTCTGCTAGCAAGCAAGTTAAATTAGACAACCCAAAAAAAACACCTGAAGATGATGTAACGGTTATGAAATTGAATAATGTTCGAAAATTCAACACAGGTATTTACGACTATTCCATACTAACATCTACTTTCACTCCAATTAACACACAAGATTACCCTAATACACTTAAAGCTACAAATAGCATACAAGAATGGTGTGGTATAACGTTTACTCAATTAAATTTAGAGGATAATAATTATCACCATAAGCAATTTTCTTACTTCGAATCTCAAGGTGATTTAGAGAGAAAAATAAAAGTAACGTTGTTAGAAGATGAGCTTTTTACCCGAATACGCATTAATAACGGAGAATTACCAATAGGAGAAATAGAATTAATACCATCAATTATACAAAGTCGTTTTACCTATCAAGAAGTTAAGCCAGTTAAAGCGCTAATTGGAAAAACGGCAACGGAAAAACTTATTAAATATAAGATTGAAATCCCTAGCCAAAAAAGAACAATTACTATCGATGTTGAAAATCAATTTCCATTTAAAATAATGGCTTGGACTGAAGATAATGGTGATGGCTTAATAACAACGGCTAAATTGAAAAAAAGCTTAAAATCTCCATATTGGAACCAAAAATCTGTAGCTGATGAAAAAATGAGAAAGGAATTACTTTTAGTTAAGTAATCCATTCCATTTTTTTAAAACACTTTTAAATACCTAACCTTAATAATAAATTTGGATCAGGGCAATTATTTCTATAAAACTCTAGATTCTTTTTAGCGCAAACACCAGGATAATCGCCAGAAACCCCCTGAATATCTTTTATAATTTGAAAATGTAAATGTGGTGGATAGTCCCCATTTACAGAAGCATCTCCTAAAATAGCTATTTTATCGCCTTTTATAAACGTTTTTCCAACTTCTATATTATCTATCGAAGACAAACTTAAATGCCCGTATAGCGTATAAAAAACGACTTCGTCAATAATATGTTTTAAAATAATTGTTGGTCCATAATCGCCAAAATTAGTATTATTTTGAAAGCTATAAATTACTCCATCAAATGGTGTGTAAATTGGAGTTTCTGCCTCACACCATAAGTCTATTCCTAAATGAATGTTTCGTTCTTCTTCAGCTTGACTGTTAAAATGTTTACTCCGCTTATAAATATTACGTACTTCTAAATAACCGCCATAAGCCACCATTGCTTTATGTTTATTGATATGGGAATTTACAAAGCGAGCTAACTTATCAGACGATGAGACATCTATCGTGTTTAATACTTTGTTAGATTCAGATAAACTTATTGGGGTATATTTACTTTTAGGAATATCCTTCCCTAATACCGGAAACGCACTATCTAGAGTATTTTCCATTAATAATAAAAATTTATTCGAATTCATATTTACTTAAAAAGTATAGAATCTAAAAATATTAAACTAATTCCTCATTTAAAAATATTGTACCTTGAACTTCTACAATTAAAATTTCAACTAAATGAAACAAATAATTATAGCATTCACCACAATATTCCTTTTTTTTTCTTGTAATGGAAACCCTAAATCGGAAGAAAACAAGCTATACGTAAAAAATGAAACTGCTCTAAAAAAAGCCATTGAACATGTAAAAGCTGGTGATGAAATTATTTTAGCAAATGGTATTTGGACCAATATAAAAATTGATTTCTATGGTCACGGAAATAAAGATAGCCCAATAATTTTACGAGCCGAAACTCCAGGGAAAGTTTTTATCGAAGGTGAATCTTATTTACATTTAGGAGGTGAGTATCTTATTATAAAAGATTTATATTTTAAAAACGGATATTCACCATCTTCTAGTATTATTCGTTACAAAATAGGAGAAGATAAAACGGCTTTTAACACAAGAGTAACTAATTGCGCTATAGAGAATTTCACAAAACCAAGCCGATTAACGAATGATAAATGGATTGAATTCTACGGAAAACACAACACTTTAGAAAACTGTTATATTACCGGAAAATCTAATGATGGAGAAACTTTAAGAGTCTTTCAAGATGGAAATGAACACAGCAGTAACTACCACCAAATAGTGAATAATTATTTTGGACCGCGCCCACGAAAAGGAGGACCAAGAGGAGAAACCATACGTATTGGAGACAGTAAAACGTCCATGACATCTGGCTTTGTAAATGTTTCGAACAATTACTTCGAAGCTTGTAATGGCGAAGTTGAAATTATATCCGACAAAACCAATTTTAATACTTTTAGAAACAATATTTTTTACAAATCTGAAGGTTCGCTTGTATTACGTCATGGCAGCTTTTCAACAGTAGATAGTAACATTTTTATAGGTGGAGAAGATTCTGATTTTTATGGAGGTATACGCCTTGTAAGCACAGGCCATTGGATTACAAATAATTATTTTTATAAAATAAAAGGTGAACAATTCAGAAGTCCGCTTGCAGTAATGAATGGTATTCCTATGTCCTCATTAAATCGTTATAAACAAGTTACCGATGTTGTTATTGCATATAATACTTGGATAGATTGTAAGTCGCCTTGGCAATTAGGTGTTGGTCAAAATTTAAAGAGCGTAAATGTCCTTCCGCCAAGCGAAATTCGTTCGGCACCGCCGGTTCGATCCATAATTGCAAACAATATAATATTTAATCATAACCCAGATAAAACACCTGTTTTTAATCATGACAATATTGATGGCATACAGTTTAATAATAATATTTTAGATAATGATGGTAATTCATTTTCAGAAAAAAAATTATTAAAAAACAAGACTATTAAAATGAAGCAAATTAATACGTGGTTGTTTGCACCAGAAAATGCTCAAGCCGCTTTAACGGATAGTATTTATTATGGCTACGACTTTGATAAAATAAAAACGGATTTATTTGGAAGCTCTAGAACAAACCAAAATAGTATTGGTGCTATTTGTAACATAAGTGCCGCCGAAAAATTTATTATAGATAAGAAAAAATATGGGCCTCAATGGTTTTCTGTAGAAAGTAAAAAAGCAGAATCAAATATTATTGAAGCTACCCAAACTAATCTTCTTCAAAAAATTGAACAAGCTAAAAGTGGCGATATCATAGAATTAGTAGATGAAGCATATACTTTTAGTAACCCAATAATAATTAATAAAAAAATAATTATTCGTTCTAAAAACAAAACAAAACTTATTTTCAACAGTACTAAAAACCAACCCGCTTTTGAAATGCACCCGTATGGTTTTCTGTATTTAGACAATATCATTCTAACAGGGAAAAACAATCAATCTGCATTTAAACCATTAGACGAAAACATGTCTGCTGCTTATAATTTGGATATAAACAATTCAACAATTGAAGGTTTTGGCTATATTCTAAAAGCAACTAAAGGATCATTTTCCGACTATATTACATTTAGCAACAGCACGATACAAAATTGCAATAATGGTATTATTTTGGCTGCTGAAGAAAAAGGAGATTACAATGCCGAAATGCTTACTATCACTAATTGTAACTTTAATAATGTAAAGAATAACGTTATCCACTTTTTTAGAGGAGGATACGACGAATCTACAATTGGAGGCGTTTTAACAGTTAGTAATTCTTCATTTACTAACTGCTCAGAAAATGAAAAAACAAAAGTTCTACTTAAAACAAAAGGTATTATTAATGTTGACTTAAGCCATAATCGTTTTGAAAATAATCCCGTTGATTATATTGCTATATTATGGGGCGAAAAAAACAACAAGCATCAAGAAAATGCACTAACTAATTCTGGAAAAATAAAAGTAGAAGCACAACAGAAGCTTGAAATTTTATACTAATTCCGGTTCTTCTATTGTGCTTCTAATTCTATTAACCCTAAATAAGCACTTTTTTAAGCTAATACTTCAGCATATAAATCGAAATCTTCCGCTTCCGTTACTTTTACAGTTGCAAATTCACCTGTTTTTAAATAACATTTAGACGCATCGATTAATACTTCGTTATCTACATCTGGAGAATCAAATTCAGTACGACCAACAAAATAATTACCTTCTTTACGATCGATAACTACTTTAAACTCCTGCCCTATTTTATGTTGATTTAATTCCCATGAAATTTGGGATTGAATTTCCATTATTTGGTTCGCTCTATCCATTTTAACTTCTTCTGGAACATCATCTTCTAAAGTGTAAGCATGTGTGTTTTCTTCATGAGAATAAGTAAAACAACCTAAACGCTCAAAACGCATATCGCTTACCCATTGTTTTAATTCTTGGAAATTCTCTTCAGTTTCACCTGGATAACCAACAATTAAAGTTGTTCTAATCGTCATTTCTGGAACTGCCTCTCTAAATTGATGAATCAATTTAGTCGTTTTTGCTTTAGTTGTTCCACGACGCATACTTTTTAAAAGTGAATCGGAAATATGTTGTAAAGGAATATCTAAATAATTACAAACCTTAGGTTCGCGTTTCATTACATCAAGCACATCTAAAGGGAAACCAGTTGGAAACGCATAATGTAAACGAATCCAATCGATACCATCAACTTTTACCAAAGCTTCCAAAAGCTCGGCTAAGTTTCGTTTTTTATATATATCTAGTCCGTAATACGTTAAATCCTGAGCAATAAGGATTAATTCTTTTACGCCTTTTGCTGCTAATTTTTCAGCTTCTATAACCAAGTTTTCAATAGGTGTACTCTTGTGTTTTCCTCGCATTAAAGGGATGGCACAAAAACTACACGGTCTATCGCAACCTTCAGCAATTTTTAAATACGCATAGTTTTTTGGTGTAGTTGTTAAACGCTCTCCAATAAGCTCGTGTCTATAATCAGCACCCAAAGCCTTTAGTAATCCTGGCAACTCCGTAGTCCCAAAATACTCATCTACATTTGGTATTTCCTTTATTAAATCTGGCTTGTAACGTTCACTTAAACAACCGGTAACAAATACTTTATCTACGTCGCCATCGTTTTTCTTTTGTACGTATTCAAGAATAGTATTTACACTTTCTTCCTTAGCATTATTGATAAACCCACAAGTGTTGATTACCACAATATTCCCTTCTTCTTCATGAACAACATCTTTTCCGCTGGCTTTTAGTTGCCCCATTAATACTTCGCTATCGTAAACATTTTTACTACAGCCAAGTGTTACTACGTTGATTTTGTTCTTTTTAAGTGTCTTTGTTCTCATACCAAAAATTAAGTGTGCAAAGATACGCAATGCTGATTGATTTATGATGAATGATTGTAGAATAACAATATATACTTGCTTTTGTTTAAAATGCATCCAATTCAACGATTATAATCACAATTAATTAAACCTTTTATATATTTGAAAGTCCAAAACATTAACATTTCTAATTATGAAGCATACCTTACACGTATATCTAGTTTTATTAATTTTTATTTTTGGTTGTTCTTCGGAAAATTCAAATAAACCTGAAGAAGAAATCGATACAGAATCCACCTATTTTCCACCGATAAATTCCGACACTTGGGAAACAAAATCTATCTCTGATTTAAGTTGGAATGAAGCAGAGCTACAACCGCTTCTTGATTATCTAGAAGAAAAAAACACCAAGAGTTTTATAATTTTACATGATGGAAAAATTGTAGTTGAGGCATATATGAACGCCCATACTGATTCTAAATTTTGGTATTGGGCGAGTGCAGGAAAAACATTAACATCTACAACCGTTGGGATTGCACAAGATAACGAACTTATAAATATTAATAATAAAGTTTCTGATTATTTAGGAATAGCTTGGACGAGCACTACATTAGAGCAAGAAAACTTAATTACTTGTAAAAACTTGTTATCAATGGATTCTGGTTTAAACGATACTTTAGGTGATGATGTTTCTCCAGATAACCTTCAATATATTGATAATGCAGGATCTCGTTGGGCATACCATAATGTCTATGTAAAAATGCAAGATGTAGTTGCGGCAGCAAGCAACCAAGATTGGAACGATTACTTTACTGAAAATTTGAAAGATAAAATTGGAATGAGTGGCCAATGGATCGATCTTAACAATTTAAGTGTCTATTGGAGTAATACGCGAAGCATGGCACGTTTTGGACATCTTATTTACGCCAAAGGCCAGTGGGAAAACACACAAATTATTTCTGAAAATTTTATAGATGAAGCAAAAAGCACGTCTCAAAATATTAATGAAGCTTATGGCTATTTATGGTGGCTTAATGGAAAATCCTCCTATCATTTACCGCAAAGCCAATACGAATTTAGCGGAAAATTAATTCCTAATGCTCCCGATGATATGTTTGCCGCATTGGGAAAAAACGATCAAAAAATTTATATCGTTCCTAGCAAAAAATTAGTAATTGTTAGAATGGGTGAAGCTGCTACTGAAGAAAATTTTGCACTTTCTAGTTTTGATAACGATTTATGGGGAAAAATAAATGCAGTAATTAATTAGAATTAAAAACTAAAAAGCACAAGTTTTTTTCAAAGAACGTATCTAAAGATTAATATAATTAGCTATCGATCTTTAAAAAAAACACTTTGTATAAAAAACTGACCCTCTCATCACTATTTTTTTTCTGCTTCTATTTACAAAATTATGCGCAACTATGTGAAGGTAGCTTAGGAGATCCAGTAGTCGAAATAAACTTTGGATCGGGAACCTCGAAAGGAGGTGCTTTAGATTCTTCTATTACGGCCTTTACATATAGTAGCGGAGAATTAGACGAAGGAGAATATACTATTGCAAATACAACTAGCGGTTTAAAAAGCAATGCTTGGCATGTTACTAGCGATCATACTGGAAACACAAATGGTTACATGATGGTTATAAATAGTGCCGTGCTAGCAGATGAAGGTGTTTTTTATACTAAAACAGTAACCGGACTTTGTGCTAATACAACTTATGAGTTTTCTGCTTGGCTAATAAATATAATGAATCCTGCTATAGGAACGGATCAATATCATCCTGATGTTACGTTTCGTATAAGTGATTCATCCGGCAATATTTTAGGCTCCAACAACACCGGCGATATCTCTCAAACATCATCCGGTACTTGGCTACAATATGGCTTATTTTTTACTTTAGAGGACGAAACCGAAGTGATTATAACCATATTAAATATTGCACCAAGTGCACATCCAGGAAATGACATTGCTTTAGATGATATTGCTTTTAAGCCCTGCGGTCCAACAATAAGTAATACAATAGATAATCAAGATACAAGCAACTTATCGGTTTGCCAAAATGAAAATGTAAGTTCTACATTTCAAGCATCAGTATCTTCTGGATATTCAGATCCTCGATATCAATGGCAATCATCAGATAATAATGGACTAACTTGGAATGACATTTCTGGAGAAACTACACCAAATTATATATTTACCGACACAAGCATAGCGGGTGATTTTTTATACCGATTAACCGTGGCTAACGGAAATAACATAAATACGTCGTCTTGTAGAATTACTTCAGACAATTTTAATATTGAAATTATTGAAACTCCCGAAGCCTTAACCGGTGAACC from Algibacter sp. L1A34 includes these protein-coding regions:
- a CDS encoding BLUF domain-containing protein, producing MTLRRLIYSSQAVKLFNKRELLDLLHESRGFNSIDNISGVLMHKEGYFLQVIEGDPIMIHDLFNRIEKDPRHMDLKILHDCTIKKRMFSNWNMGCTDFDDPELSMLPGLRTDLTNPEVIEELITNLPDVASILKENFLN
- a CDS encoding BLUF domain-containing protein, which codes for MILRRIIYSSQAVEKFSKRHLLDLLHDSRGYNSIDNISGVLMHKQGYFLQIIEGDPKVIDDLLERLHRDPRHKDLKIIRDSMVENRLFTNWAMGCADFDDAELSMLPGFRTDLTDPDVIEELITHLPEVATLLRNNFVD
- a CDS encoding peptidoglycan DD-metalloendopeptidase family protein translates to MENTLDSAFPVLGKDIPKSKYTPISLSESNKVLNTIDVSSSDKLARFVNSHINKHKAMVAYGGYLEVRNIYKRSKHFNSQAEEERNIHLGIDLWCEAETPIYTPFDGVIYSFQNNTNFGDYGPTIILKHIIDEVVFYTLYGHLSLSSIDNIEVGKTFIKGDKIAILGDASVNGDYPPHLHFQIIKDIQGVSGDYPGVCAKKNLEFYRNNCPDPNLLLRLGI
- the rimO gene encoding 30S ribosomal protein S12 methylthiotransferase RimO, with amino-acid sequence MRTKTLKKNKINVVTLGCSKNVYDSEVLMGQLKASGKDVVHEEEGNIVVINTCGFINNAKEESVNTILEYVQKKNDGDVDKVFVTGCLSERYKPDLIKEIPNVDEYFGTTELPGLLKALGADYRHELIGERLTTTPKNYAYLKIAEGCDRPCSFCAIPLMRGKHKSTPIENLVIEAEKLAAKGVKELILIAQDLTYYGLDIYKKRNLAELLEALVKVDGIDWIRLHYAFPTGFPLDVLDVMKREPKVCNYLDIPLQHISDSLLKSMRRGTTKAKTTKLIHQFREAVPEMTIRTTLIVGYPGETEENFQELKQWVSDMRFERLGCFTYSHEENTHAYTLEDDVPEEVKMDRANQIMEIQSQISWELNQHKIGQEFKVVIDRKEGNYFVGRTEFDSPDVDNEVLIDASKCYLKTGEFATVKVTEAEDFDLYAEVLA
- a CDS encoding serine hydrolase domain-containing protein, coding for MKHTLHVYLVLLIFIFGCSSENSNKPEEEIDTESTYFPPINSDTWETKSISDLSWNEAELQPLLDYLEEKNTKSFIILHDGKIVVEAYMNAHTDSKFWYWASAGKTLTSTTVGIAQDNELININNKVSDYLGIAWTSTTLEQENLITCKNLLSMDSGLNDTLGDDVSPDNLQYIDNAGSRWAYHNVYVKMQDVVAAASNQDWNDYFTENLKDKIGMSGQWIDLNNLSVYWSNTRSMARFGHLIYAKGQWENTQIISENFIDEAKSTSQNINEAYGYLWWLNGKSSYHLPQSQYEFSGKLIPNAPDDMFAALGKNDQKIYIVPSKKLVIVRMGEAATEENFALSSFDNDLWGKINAVIN
- a CDS encoding chondroitinase-B domain-containing protein; translation: MKQIIIAFTTIFLFFSCNGNPKSEENKLYVKNETALKKAIEHVKAGDEIILANGIWTNIKIDFYGHGNKDSPIILRAETPGKVFIEGESYLHLGGEYLIIKDLYFKNGYSPSSSIIRYKIGEDKTAFNTRVTNCAIENFTKPSRLTNDKWIEFYGKHNTLENCYITGKSNDGETLRVFQDGNEHSSNYHQIVNNYFGPRPRKGGPRGETIRIGDSKTSMTSGFVNVSNNYFEACNGEVEIISDKTNFNTFRNNIFYKSEGSLVLRHGSFSTVDSNIFIGGEDSDFYGGIRLVSTGHWITNNYFYKIKGEQFRSPLAVMNGIPMSSLNRYKQVTDVVIAYNTWIDCKSPWQLGVGQNLKSVNVLPPSEIRSAPPVRSIIANNIIFNHNPDKTPVFNHDNIDGIQFNNNILDNDGNSFSEKKLLKNKTIKMKQINTWLFAPENAQAALTDSIYYGYDFDKIKTDLFGSSRTNQNSIGAICNISAAEKFIIDKKKYGPQWFSVESKKAESNIIEATQTNLLQKIEQAKSGDIIELVDEAYTFSNPIIINKKIIIRSKNKTKLIFNSTKNQPAFEMHPYGFLYLDNIILTGKNNQSAFKPLDENMSAAYNLDINNSTIEGFGYILKATKGSFSDYITFSNSTIQNCNNGIILAAEEKGDYNAEMLTITNCNFNNVKNNVIHFFRGGYDESTIGGVLTVSNSSFTNCSENEKTKVLLKTKGIINVDLSHNRFENNPVDYIAILWGEKNNKHQENALTNSGKIKVEAQQKLEILY